One segment of candidate division TA06 bacterium DNA contains the following:
- a CDS encoding DNA-binding protein yields MDRLVDINRLAEILSVKPATIYGWVHEGYIPHIKLGKLVRFSVKEVEEWLKDKRRRGRKNRVPEVELVSKGRRPIKMT; encoded by the coding sequence ATGGACAGACTCGTTGACATAAACCGTCTGGCTGAAATACTCAGTGTGAAACCAGCCACAATCTACGGCTGGGTGCATGAGGGATACATACCTCACATCAAGCTGGGGAAGCTTGTCCGGTTCAGCGTGAAAGAAGTTGAGGAGTGGCTGAAGGATAAGCGGCGGAGAGGAAGGAAGAATAGAGTACCCGAGGTGGAGTTGGTTTCAAAGGGGCGTAGACCGATAAAAATGACTTGA
- a CDS encoding DNA-binding protein: MEEQLLNKKEVAELLHTTTRHVMDLARRGDLPSLKVGRLIRFRRKDIEKFIELQRDKRSFTLT, from the coding sequence ATGGAAGAGCAGCTACTTAACAAGAAGGAGGTGGCGGAGCTACTACACACTACCACCCGCCACGTCATGGACCTGGCCAGAAGAGGAGACTTACCCTCGCTTAAGGTCGGCAGGCTCATTCGGTTTCGACGGAAGGATATCGAGAAGTTCATAGAGCTGCAGCGTGACAAGAGGTCATTCACATTGACCTAG
- a CDS encoding site-specific integrase has protein sequence MKVKSLQELLDIFVVQTADRNRVAMTKTAVRHTIKALGVKSASEIPVSAFDGMLDILESHLKKQNSSRVKVRNNKSFLKRLTDWGRKRGLVSTDRSEEVSTTWRDTIEAYEHRFGRKGSSRWYGLGKWASSKGLGPADLAPSDLTEFAQSLQGTVGCVEWRRVYHDLETMWAYAAPEGVLPYLRFPSIPHKFPPYRLPLEEWPSQMQKDYQKYRSWATDDFVRGRPKRNKQNISTATKRLKSLERCAGYFVNVLGIPKDQLDLCTFLDEYLIRSFFSWLRSKRRVGDITLMSYVDVLISIGLHYIKANKEEMAWLCEMKAELRDARPKDKSGKMVSLNELRSVPERLKQERLAFAESSQRQRKGTNQKRLAIMIRNELIIRILIARPLRSSNLRNARLGDNIFCGSHGTWQIVFRNEETKTGNLTSYSFPEYLEPYLKEYLEEARPILARHTNSKVLFPSVNGRPLGSSMLHRIVTQACLKHLGKAVNPHLVRDIVTTGIVEETGNIQIASKLLGHASVKTTERYYSHFKMEDAAKAYDRMLQSMPDPRTILGNEASQTETETVRQSHNETSQRKGPEKQNSGEPQPTQTASGYDSDKKGGRQLPSDARTPDRPALHPQLDKARQHPSIGYSKTKELSVAGGNMIKAVDPSRALKKKAPHRCVSDSPGQLTLAFAQQCDENSKDGQTR, from the coding sequence ATGAAAGTGAAAAGCCTACAGGAGTTGCTCGATATCTTCGTGGTGCAGACGGCTGACAGGAACCGCGTTGCCATGACCAAGACAGCCGTTCGACACACTATCAAGGCGTTGGGTGTCAAATCAGCATCGGAGATTCCCGTGTCTGCCTTTGATGGGATGTTGGATATTCTGGAAAGTCACCTTAAGAAACAGAACTCTTCTAGAGTAAAAGTGCGCAACAACAAGTCATTCCTCAAGAGGCTCACTGACTGGGGCCGCAAGAGAGGTCTAGTGTCGACGGACCGCTCTGAGGAAGTGTCAACGACCTGGCGTGACACCATCGAAGCGTATGAACATCGTTTCGGGCGAAAGGGAAGTTCTCGCTGGTATGGTTTGGGGAAATGGGCCTCGTCCAAAGGACTGGGGCCAGCCGACCTTGCGCCGAGTGACCTAACAGAGTTTGCACAGAGCCTTCAGGGAACGGTCGGGTGTGTGGAGTGGCGGAGGGTCTATCACGATCTCGAGACCATGTGGGCCTATGCCGCGCCCGAAGGCGTACTTCCGTACTTGAGATTTCCCTCCATCCCCCACAAATTCCCTCCATATCGCCTGCCCCTAGAAGAATGGCCTTCTCAGATGCAGAAGGATTATCAGAAATACAGGAGTTGGGCCACAGACGACTTCGTGCGTGGCAGACCCAAGAGAAACAAGCAGAACATAAGTACTGCAACGAAAAGACTAAAATCTCTCGAAAGGTGCGCAGGATACTTTGTGAATGTCCTCGGAATTCCAAAGGACCAACTGGACCTTTGTACCTTTCTTGACGAATACCTGATCAGAAGCTTTTTCTCTTGGTTGCGGTCGAAGCGACGAGTTGGTGACATAACACTGATGAGCTATGTAGACGTTCTTATCTCCATCGGTCTGCATTACATCAAGGCCAACAAGGAAGAGATGGCGTGGCTTTGTGAAATGAAGGCAGAACTCCGAGATGCTAGACCAAAGGACAAGTCGGGGAAAATGGTTTCTCTCAATGAACTCCGTTCCGTCCCTGAAAGGCTCAAGCAGGAAAGGCTAGCTTTCGCAGAGAGCTCGCAGCGCCAGAGGAAGGGAACGAATCAGAAACGGTTAGCAATTATGATAAGAAACGAACTAATAATCCGCATTCTGATAGCTAGACCCTTGCGTTCCAGTAACCTCCGCAACGCAAGATTGGGCGACAACATATTCTGTGGGTCACATGGAACATGGCAAATTGTGTTTAGGAACGAGGAGACAAAGACAGGCAACCTGACTAGCTACAGTTTTCCGGAGTATCTTGAACCTTATCTGAAAGAATATCTGGAGGAGGCACGTCCTATTCTTGCTCGCCATACAAATTCAAAGGTTTTGTTTCCTTCAGTGAATGGCCGACCTCTTGGAAGCTCCATGCTGCATAGAATTGTCACGCAGGCCTGTCTGAAGCATCTCGGGAAGGCCGTCAACCCGCATCTCGTCAGAGATATCGTTACCACGGGTATTGTGGAGGAGACTGGAAATATCCAAATCGCAAGCAAGCTTCTTGGGCATGCGAGTGTGAAGACAACAGAACGATACTATTCCCACTTTAAGATGGAGGATGCTGCGAAGGCATACGATCGTATGCTGCAGTCCATGCCAGATCCCAGGACTATTTTGGGGAACGAAGCCAGCCAAACAGAAACTGAAACCGTCCGGCAGTCGCACAACGAAACAAGTCAGAGAAAAGGTCCAGAAAAACAGAACTCTGGAGAGCCTCAGCCTACTCAAACAGCCTCAGGCTACGATTCGGACAAGAAAGGGGGACGACAGCTTCCTTCTGACGCAAGGACTCCTGACCGGCCAGCGCTACACCCCCAACTCGACAAGGCTCGTCAACACCCTTCGATAGGATATTCTAAGACTAAGGAACTGTCAGTTGCAGGAGGCAACATGATCAAAGCTGTGGACCCAAGCCGTGCCTTGAAGAAGAAAGCACCGCACCGTTGCGTATCTGATTCTCCCGGACAGCTTACGCTTGCTTTTGCTCAACAGTGCGACGAGAACTCGAAAGATGGACAGACTCGTTGA